TCCCCCTTGGGCACCTCACCCGACCGCAGCAACGCCACGGTCTCCGCCGACAGCAGCACCCGCCCGGTGGCCGTGGCGCTGCGGGCCGACACGTCCTTGGCCGACACGTCGACCATGCGCGCGGCCCCGGTCTCGTCGATATGCGTGAGCTCGCTCACAGCCGCACCACCTCCACAGCAGCCCCGGCCTCCATCTCGGTCACGTCCTCCGGCACCACGATGAGCGCGTTCGCCGAGGCCAGCGCGGCGAGCTGATGCGACCCCTGACCGTGCGCCGGCGACACCGTGCCGTCGGCCGCCAGCACCCCGCGCAGGTACGACCGCCGCCCGAACGGCGACCGCAGCGGCCCGGTGGTCCGCGCGGTGACCGTCTCCGGCATCCCGCCGGGCAGGCCGCGCATCTTGTCGAGCGCGGGCCGGACGAACAGCATGAACGACACGAACGACGACACCGGGTTCCCGGGCAGCGCGAAGATCGGCACCTGGTCGTCCCCCAGCACGCCGAACCCCTGCGGCATCCCCGGCTGCATCGCCACCTTCTCGAAGCGAACCGTGCCCAGGGGCGACAGAGCCTCCTTGACCGGCTCGTACGCCCCCATCGACACCCCGCCGCTGGTGATGATCGCGTCGGCGCGCACCAGGTGCGTGTCGAGGCGATCGAGCAGTACGCCCGGATCGTCGCCGACGGACCCGGCGCGGAACCCGTCGGCGCCCACCTCCCGCACGGCCGCCGTCAGGGTGTAGCTGTTGGAGTCCCAGATCTGGCCGGGCTGGAGCGGGCTGCCCGGCTCGACCAGCTCGGCGCCGGTGGAGATCACGACCACCCGGGGCCGCGGCCGCACCCAGATCCGCCGCCGCCCGACCCCGGCGATGATCCCGAGCTGCGCGGGCCCGATCACGGTGCCGGCCTTGAGCACGACCTCGCCGGCCTGCACGTCCTCCCCGGCCCGCCGGATGGCGTTGCCGGTCTCGGCCCGGCGATCGATGCGTACGGAGACGGTGCCGCCGTCGGTCCACTCCACCGGCACCACGGCATCGGCCCCGGCAGGCAGGGGAGCACCGGTCATGATGCGTACGGTGTGCCCCGGCCCCACGGCGCGCAGCTCCAGCGACCCGGCCGCCACGTCGTCGATCACCGGCAACGTGGCCGGGATCTCCGACAGGTCCTCGGCTCGAACCGCGTACCCGTCCATGGCCGAGTTGTCGAACGGCGGCAACGGCACCGGCGAGGACACGTCCTCGGCCAGCGTCGTCCCCAGAGCCTGCTCCAACTCCAGCTCAAGGGGGGCCAGCGGACGAACAGTGGCCAGGATCTCGGCCAGATGCGCGTCAACTGATTTCATCAAGGAACTCCCGCAGCCACGGCACGAACTCCGGCGCCAGATCCGGCCGATCCGCCGCGAACTTCACCACAGTCCGCAAATAGTCCAGCTTGTCGCCCGTGTCGTAGCGCCGCCCGCGGAACAGGACGCCGTGCACCGGCCCGCCCTCCTCGGAGCCGCGCGAGGCGAGCGTGCGCAGCGCGTCGGTGAGCTGGATCTCCCCGCCACGCCCCGGCGGAGTGTTCTCCAGCACCTCGAACACCGCCGGGTCGATCACATACCGCCCGATGATCGCCCAGTTGGACGGCGCCTCGTCGGCCGGCGGCTTCTCCACCAGGTCCGTCACCCGTACGACGTCCTCCTCGGCGGTCGCCTCGATGGTCGCCACGCCGTACAGCGAGACCTGCTCCTTGGGCACCTCCATCAGCGCGATCACGCTCCCCCCGAACGTGTCGCGCACCTCGATCATGCGACGCAGCAGGTGGTCGCGGTGGTCGATGAGGTCGTCGCCGAGCAGGCAGGCGAACGGGTGGTCGCCGACGTGGTGCTTGGCGCAGAGCACCGCGTGGCCGAGCCCCTTCGGCTCACCCTGACGTACATAATGCAGGGTCGCCAGTGAGGCGGGCTCGCGGACCTGGGACAGCCGGTGCTCGTCGCCCTTGGCCTCAAGGGCCTCCTCCAGCTCGAACGCGCGGTCGAAATGGTCCTCGATCGAGCGTTTGTTCTTGCCGGTGACCATCAGGACGTCGAGGAGCCCAGCGGAGGCGGCCTCCTCGACGACATACTGGATCGCGGGCTTGTCGACGATGGGCAACATCTCCTTGGGTGTCGCCTTGGTCGCCGGAAGGAACCGGGTGCCCAGACCCGCGGCGGGCACGACGGCTTTCGTCACAGGGTCGAAGTCAGCCATGAGTAGACCCTAGTGGAGGTATCTGTGGACAAGCTGAACCTGCGCCGCGAGCTGGTCTCGGCGCGTACCTCCCTCTCCCCCGAACAACTGCGCGCAAACGCCATCAAGGTTCGCGAAACCCTGCTCGAACAGCCTTGGGTCCAGATGGCCGGTCTGGTGGCGTGCTACTGGTCGACGGGGTCAGAGCCGGAGACCCACGGGCTGGTGTTCGCTCTCTGGAAACATGGGGCCACAGTTGTCCTCCCGGTGCTCCGGGAGGACCATGACCTGGATTGGGCGGTGTACGACGGGCCTGACACGCTGGCCCCGGGCCGCTTCGGGATCATGGAGCCGGTCGACACCCGCCGCGGTGTGGACGCCGTACGCACCGCGGCCCTCGTCATCGTGCCCGCGCTGGCGGTGGACCGGCGGACCGGGATCCGCCTGGGGCGCGGCGGCGGCTCGTACGACCGCGCCCTGGCCCGCGTCGGCCCGAACGTCCCCACCGTGGCGTTGCTGCACGACGGCGAGCTGATCGATGATGTCCCGACGGAGCCGCACGACCGGCAGGTCCGCTATGCGATGACGCCTTCCGGACTCACTAGGCTTATGTGAACGCAGGGACGGGAGGGGAGCCAGATGACGCTCGATCTCTGGCTCCTCGTGGGGGCCGCGATCGTCATCGCGGCCATCGCGTCCGTACGCCTGGCGCATCGCACCGGTCTGCCCAGCCTCCTGATATTTCTCGGCTTCGGGCTGGCCTTGGGGCCTTCGGGGTTCGGGATCCCGTTCGAGAGCCCGCAGCTCGCTCAGCAGATCGGCCTCTCCGCGCTCGCGGTGATCCTCGCCGAGGGCGGTCTGACCACGAACTGGTCGCATGTGCGGCGTTCTGTCCCCATGGCCCTGGTGATGGCCACTGTGGGGGTGACGGTCAGCATCGTCACGGTCGCGCTGCTCGTCCAGTGGTTTCTCGGCGTCGACGGCACCACGGCGCTGATCTTCGGCGCGGTGCTGGCCTCGACCGACGCCGCCGCCGTCTTCTCCGTGCTGCGCAGGCTGCCGCTGCCGCCCCGCCTGGCGGGCGTGCTGGAGGCGGAGTCCGGCTTCAACGACGCGCCCACGGTCATCGCCGTCGTGCTGCTCAGCGGCTCGTCCCACTCCCAGGCGACGCTGGGAACGTTCCTTGTCGAGACGTCCGTCGAGCTGATCATCGGCGCGGCCGTCGGCCTCGCCGTCGGCCCCACCGGCGCGTACGCCCTGCGCCGCGTCGCCCTGCCCGCCTCCGGCCTGTACCCGATCGCCGTGCTGGCGCTCACCTTCGTCTCGTACGGCGGCGCGGTGCTGCTGCATGGCTCCGGATTCCTGGCCGTCTACCTGACGGCGCTCATCCTGGGCAACTCCCGCCTGCCGCACCGGGCCGCGACCAGGGGTTTCGCGGAAGGCTCCGCGTGGCTGGCGCAGATCGGCCTGTTCGTCATGCTCGGCATGCTGGCCGACGTGGACGAGATGCCGTCGGCCATCGTCCCCGGCCTGATCACCGGCACGATCCTGGTCCTCGTGGCGCGCCCGCTCTCGGTCATGGTCAGCTCGGCGCTGTCCTGGGCCCTGCGGCTGGGCTGGGTGAACTGGCGCGACCAGGCGTTCCTGTCCTGGGCGGGCCTGCGCGGCGCGATCCCCATCGTCCTGGCGACCATCCCCTGGGCGGCCGGCGTCGAGGGCTCCAAGGACCTCTTCAACCAGGTCTTCGTCATCGTCATCGTGTTCACCCTGCTGCAGGGGCCGACCCTGCCTTTCGCGGCGCGCGTACTCGGGGTCGCCGCGCCAGGCGAGGCCCACGACCTGGCCGTGGAATCAGCGCCGCTGGAGGAGCTCAAGGCCGACCTCCTGCAGGTCAAGGTGCCGGTGGGCTCCCGGCTGCACGGCGTGGAGATCTTCGAGCTCCGCCTGCCCGCCGGCGCCCAGGTCACTCTGGTCGTCCGCGACGGCAAGTCCTTCGTGCCCGCCTCCACCACCCGCGTCCGGGCGGACGACCAGCTCCTCGTGGTCACCACCGCCGCCTGCCGTGAACAGGTCGAACGCCGCCTGCGCGCCGTCAGCCGCAGCGGCAAGCTGGCCGGATGGTACGGGGAGCGGGGGTTGGAATAGGTGTTTGACCCTATCGGTTACCATTAGCAGTCGCATCGCTCGAGTGCTAGAGCTTGTTTAAGGAGGAGCGCGTGCCGACGTACCAGTACGCCTGCAACGACTGCGGTGAGCAGCTCGAAGTCGTCCAGAAGTTCACCGACGATGCGTTGACGGTCTGCCCCAACTGCCAGGGCAACCTGCGGAAGGTCTTCTCCGCGGTCGGCATCGTGTTCAAGGGCTCTGGCTTCTACAAGACCGACAACCGCTCGTCCTCGTCATCGAGTTCGTCGTCGTCGACCTCTACTTCTTCGTCCTCGTCGAAGGAGAGCAAGTCGTCGGACTCCGGCTCGTCCACCTCGACTTCGACGCCCGCCCCCGCCGCCGCGTCCAGCTGAAGCCGCACGGCTCCCGCGAGAAGCGGAGCCGTGCCCCTGATGGCGCGCCGCTGCCCCCTGGCATGCGGCGCCCACTTCATGCCCGCACGGGGTTATCCACAGCCACAGGGCACCCGAGCGCGTCCATCCACAGAACGCCGTTCGGCTCCGCCTGACCCACCGCGGCTCGGGCTACTCTCTGCGCCATGGTCACTCGCGCAGATATCGGCGTCATCGGCGGTTCAGGCTTTTACTCCCTGCTCGACGACGCAGAGGAGATCGAGCTCGCCACTCCCTACGGCCCTCCGAGCGATGTCGTCACGGTCGGGCGCATCGGCTCGCGTTCCGTCGCCTTCATCCCCAGACACGGGCGCGACCACCGATTCCCGCCACACCGCATCCCCTACCGTGCCAATCTCTGGGCCCTGCGTTCGCTCGGCGTCCGTCAGGTGCTCGCGCCCAGCGCCGTAGGCTCCCTGAGAGCCGAGTACGGCCCCGGCGCCATCGTCATCCCCGACCAACTCGTGGATCGCACTTCTGGACGCCCCCAGACCTACTACGACATCGACGGCGCGGTCCACGTCTCGTTCGCCGACCCGTACTGCCCGACGGGCCGCTCCACGGCCGTGGCGACGGCCCGCGCCGACGGCTGGGAGACAGTCGACGGCGGCACCCTGGTGGTCATCGAGGGCCCGCGCTTCTCCACCAGGGCGGAGTCGCAGTGGTTCGCGGGCAACGGCTGGTCGATCGTGGGCATGACGGGCTTCCCCGAGGCGATCCTCGCCCGCGAGCTGGCGCTCTGCTACACGTCCGTCTCCCTCGTGACCGACCATGACGCCGGCGTGGAGGCCGGCCAGGGCGTCACCCACGACGAGGTCCTCGAGTTCTTCGCCCAGAACGTCACCCGCATGCGCACCCTGATCGCCGAGACCGTCCAGTCCCTCCCCGAGGAACGCACCTGCCCCTGCGGCTCGGCCCTGGACGGCATCAAGCTCCCCTTCGAGCTACCGTGATCGGGTCCTGGCTCGCACGCCACGGCCGTCGCCGCCGCCTCACAGCGGCGGCACTCGCCGCCGTCGCGGTCATCGCGGCCTTCGTCGCCACCCGCCCCGCCGGCTCCGCCCCCACGGTGCTGGTGGCCTCCCGCGACCTCTCCCCCGGCCCTCTCAACGCGGCCGACTTCCACCTCGCCGCGTTGACCCCTCCCCCCGCAGGAGCAGTCCGGACGATCCCAGCCGGCCAGACGCTGGCCACCCCCATCCGCAGGGGCGAGCCGCTCACCGACGCCCGGCTCCTGGCCGCCTACCGCCTCCCACCCGGCCTGGTGGCCACCCCTGTCCGCATCAGCGACGCCGCGGCCGCGGCCCTGATCTCCCCCGGCTCGACGATCACCCTCCTCGCCGCCTACGACCAGAGCACCCCGGCCCGCCAGCTCGCCCAGGACACCACGGTCCTGTCGATCCCGAAGCCCCCCGCCTCTTCCCCCGACAGAGCCGACGGCACTCTGATCGTCCTGGCCACCACCCCCACCCAGGCCGCCGACCTGGCCACCGCCCAAGCCCACGCCCGCGTCTCGCTGACCATCAAACCTAACCAAGGGTAATCACTCGGCTACGATTCACATCCATGAACGGATTCAAGAAGTTCCTCATGCAGGGGAACGTCATCGACCTGGCCATCGCGGTGGTCATCGGAGCGGCCTTCAACGCGATCGTGCAGTCGTTCGTGGCCGACCTGCTCACTCCGCTGATCTCCGCGTTCGGCGGCCTGCCCGACTTCTCCTCGCTCAAGGTGACGGTCGGTCAGTCCAACTTCATGTACGGCAACTTCGTCAACGCGGTCATCTCGTTCCTGCTGGTCGCCGCAGTGGTCTACTTCCTCATCGTGAAGCCGTACACGCACCTCACGGCCCGCGCCGCCGCCAAGATCGAGTCGAAGACCCGTGACTGCCCGGAATGCCTGTCGGAGATCCCCAAGGCAGCCTCCCGCTGCGCCTTCTGCAGCTCGGAGGTGGTCCCGGTCTGATCAGCACGAAGGAGGAGACCTCAGAGCAACGAATCGATCTTGGGGTCGTACTCCCAATGCCACGGCTCGAACGGGCTGCTGTAGGCCCACGACGGGTGGAACCACCCGTACCGCTTGGAGTTCTTCTCCATCCAGACGAACTCCGCGGACCCGGACCTCTCCACCCCGCCACACAGGTCCACAGCCAGCCCGAGCCCGTGGTTGCTCCGCCCAGGCACCGCCGCGAACCCCGGCCGCCGATAGTAGACCGACTGCTGCTCAGCCAGACTCCGATACGCGTCGGTCACACACATGGGCTTCCCGAACCGCTGCCGATAAGCCTCGTTCAAGCTCACGAAGGCGATCGTGGCATCGGCCCGCAGACTGAACCCCTTCTGCTGCAACGGACACAGCATGGCCTTCGGGATCAGCCCGTTCGGATACTGATCGGCGGTAGCCGCCCGAAGCGGATTGCACCCGAGCGCCGCCCGCCCCACCTTGTCAATCTTGATCCCGAGCTTCACCAGCGCCGCCGTCAGAGACTTCACGATCTTGTCCGACCGCGCCCTCAGCGTGTCGACCTCCGCGGCCAGCTGCGCCTCAGCCAGCAGATTCCCGGCCCGCAGCTCCTGTGCCTCACCGGCCAGCCGCTCGGTCTCCTTGTACAGGGCACTCGTCTGCTCGACGGCCTGCTGCCGTACGGCCACGATCTGGTTGGCGTCCATCAACGCGCGCAGCGTCTTCTCATCCGCGCTCCCCGACAGGAACGGCACGATCCCCCCGGCCATGAGCGGCTGCTGATAGAGCAGCTCAGCCATCTGCGACACGGGCTGCCGCATGACGGCCAGCCGCCGCTCGAGCTCCTGCAAGGAGGTCAGCTTGCTCTTGAGCTCCTTCTCGGACGCCGCGATCTCGGCCCGCCGCTTCTCCAGCGCCTTGGTGGCGTCCTCAAGCTCCTTGGCCGACCGCTCCGCCTCTTTCCGCAACTCGGTCAGATTCGACGGGTCCCGCCGGACGACCTCCTGCCGCCCCTGCTGAGCCCGCACCTCCGCCTGCGCCGGCACACCCGCCAACGGCACGAGAAGAGAAGCCACCGCCATAACGACCGCGATCAGACCCGCTGATCGAGGGGCTGGCACGTTCGACTCCTCCGTTTGCACTCTCGTTACCCTGGTCAGGCACGCACGTTACTACAGCCCCCCGAGTGCCCGGACCGAACTCCGAAGAGCTGTTATGAGACAAATAACCCACTTTGCCCGCCGAGCCACACCCCGCACCCACCCCACCACCCAAACCAGCGCATCCCTACTCACATAGACCAGTACGCTTCACCCTTCACCACCGGTTCAAATCCCCGACAACCACCCCTCTTCCTCACCAACAGCCGCCTCCTGCTCCCGATCCCTGCACAACTCCCACAACCAGGTATCCACCCACTCCCCAGGACACCCACCCTCCCTCTGCACAGGCGCCGGCGTAACAGGCTCCCTCTCCACAACCTCCGGCACCACCTCCTCACCCTCCGCAGGCTCCACCCTCCGCACCCGCCCCGGCACCTCCCGCACCGGCGAAGGCATCGCAGCCGCATACCGCCGCTCAGGCCGAGCAGGCGCCGGCACCAGCACCGGCTCGAACGCCACCCGCACCACCCCACCCCCACCATCGCCGCCCCCGGCGACCCCCTCCTCAAACCCCCGCATCTCCCCCGCCAGCAACCCTCCGGCAAGAATCGCCGGCGCCAGCAACGCCCCAAACAGCACCACGGGCCGCCGACGGGCCTGCACGCATCGCCTCCTGGTCACAGGGTGAGACGGTAGCCGCGCGCGATACGCAAGAATCTGATCACTTGTCATGCCTTTACCGCAGCTCAGAGCAGCCATAACCAACCTGGGAAACTGGGGGCGGGGGCACGTCGCACGCAGTGCCTAACTTTCGCTAGGCTTACGGGAGTCCGCCTCCGTAGCTCAGGGGATAGAGCACCGCTCTCCTAAAGCGGGTGCCGCAGGTTCGAATCCTGCCGGGGGCACTCACGTAGATCGGCATTTCAGGCCCCTGACCTGCGGTTTCACAGCCGCAGGTCTTTTGTTTTGTGTCCTTGGTAGGCAGCAGGCGGTGCCCGCATGCAACCGTACGACCATGATCAGGGGACATGCGCGGGATGATCTTGAGCGCGTTTCCCCAGATAGAACCGCGATTTTGGGCTATCCCCGCATCCGACCACCCGCTCCGACCACCTGGGCTCCGGACATATACAGCCGTTGATCGCGCCAAATACGTGCGTAAACTCCGGCTTGTGGCCACGCTCGCCCGTCCAAGACGCGGCCGCGCATGGTGGTGGAGAGCGGTACCCAGGCTGTTGACGACGACGTCGTCTGCGGGCTCGGTGATGGCCTGAAGGATCTCCCAATGTCCGGCATGTCATCCGGGGGCCAGGCACGCGGCTTCGGGGTCAAGGTGCCCGCCGTGGCGCCGGGCAGCGAAGCCGGCCCGGCGCCTGCGGCAGCGCAGCCCGAACAGCACCCACGATCGAAGGCCCAGCGGGCCTCATCTGCTCCGGGATGTTCGACGCTCGGCCCGCCCCTGAGGGTCGGCCCGAACACGAGGCCCCCTCCCGAACAGAGAGGAACGCAGCGGCCAGTTTGTCAGCCGACCCGGCGTGCCGGCCCTACCTTGAGACTTTCTGTTTGCCGAGGTAACGCTTCAGCCGCGCCGGGTGATGCTCCACCACCAGATGGCGATTTTGTGCCTGAGTAGGTACATGTAAGACCAGCGGTGGAGCCAGGCGGGCAGGTCTCTGTGAGGGACATAAGTCCAGAGGTCCGCCGCGTAGTTCTCGGCCACCTCGCGCATCTCGGGATCCCGGAGTAGCGGTCTGAGCAAAGCGACAGAGGCGCTGTCTGCTTGGTTCGTCAGCCTGACCATGTGGGACAGATGAAGATGTTCTTCGACTTCTGGTCCAAAAGCTGCCACGTGACCACGTAGCCGTGCCAGGTGGCGCCGCCCGTCTGAGCGAAGACGACTATTTCACCGGTCGCGGCATCGTACGCGATTCTTCTTCTCTCATTGACGTTCAGTGACCGGTGAAGCATGGCCTCGGCATTCGTCGGCTCGGGGCCGACCTTGCTCCCCAATCTGCCGTTCGCGTGCTTCGGGTTGGCTTCGTAGTTGA
The nucleotide sequence above comes from Nonomuraea gerenzanensis. Encoded proteins:
- the galU gene encoding UTP--glucose-1-phosphate uridylyltransferase GalU; translated protein: MADFDPVTKAVVPAAGLGTRFLPATKATPKEMLPIVDKPAIQYVVEEAASAGLLDVLMVTGKNKRSIEDHFDRAFELEEALEAKGDEHRLSQVREPASLATLHYVRQGEPKGLGHAVLCAKHHVGDHPFACLLGDDLIDHRDHLLRRMIEVRDTFGGSVIALMEVPKEQVSLYGVATIEATAEEDVVRVTDLVEKPPADEAPSNWAIIGRYVIDPAVFEVLENTPPGRGGEIQLTDALRTLASRGSEEGGPVHGVLFRGRRYDTGDKLDYLRTVVKFAADRPDLAPEFVPWLREFLDEIS
- a CDS encoding FmdB family zinc ribbon protein; the encoded protein is MPTYQYACNDCGEQLEVVQKFTDDALTVCPNCQGNLRKVFSAVGIVFKGSGFYKTDNRSSSSSSSSSSTSTSSSSSKESKSSDSGSSTSTSTPAPAAASS
- the glp gene encoding molybdotransferase-like divisome protein Glp; amino-acid sequence: MKSVDAHLAEILATVRPLAPLELELEQALGTTLAEDVSSPVPLPPFDNSAMDGYAVRAEDLSEIPATLPVIDDVAAGSLELRAVGPGHTVRIMTGAPLPAGADAVVPVEWTDGGTVSVRIDRRAETGNAIRRAGEDVQAGEVVLKAGTVIGPAQLGIIAGVGRRRIWVRPRPRVVVISTGAELVEPGSPLQPGQIWDSNSYTLTAAVREVGADGFRAGSVGDDPGVLLDRLDTHLVRADAIITSGGVSMGAYEPVKEALSPLGTVRFEKVAMQPGMPQGFGVLGDDQVPIFALPGNPVSSFVSFMLFVRPALDKMRGLPGGMPETVTARTTGPLRSPFGRRSYLRGVLAADGTVSPAHGQGSHQLAALASANALIVVPEDVTEMEAGAAVEVVRL
- the mscL gene encoding large conductance mechanosensitive channel protein MscL, with the translated sequence MNGFKKFLMQGNVIDLAIAVVIGAAFNAIVQSFVADLLTPLISAFGGLPDFSSLKVTVGQSNFMYGNFVNAVISFLLVAAVVYFLIVKPYTHLTARAAAKIESKTRDCPECLSEIPKAASRCAFCSSEVVPV
- a CDS encoding potassium/proton antiporter gives rise to the protein MTLDLWLLVGAAIVIAAIASVRLAHRTGLPSLLIFLGFGLALGPSGFGIPFESPQLAQQIGLSALAVILAEGGLTTNWSHVRRSVPMALVMATVGVTVSIVTVALLVQWFLGVDGTTALIFGAVLASTDAAAVFSVLRRLPLPPRLAGVLEAESGFNDAPTVIAVVLLSGSSHSQATLGTFLVETSVELIIGAAVGLAVGPTGAYALRRVALPASGLYPIAVLALTFVSYGGAVLLHGSGFLAVYLTALILGNSRLPHRAATRGFAEGSAWLAQIGLFVMLGMLADVDEMPSAIVPGLITGTILVLVARPLSVMVSSALSWALRLGWVNWRDQAFLSWAGLRGAIPIVLATIPWAAGVEGSKDLFNQVFVIVIVFTLLQGPTLPFAARVLGVAAPGEAHDLAVESAPLEELKADLLQVKVPVGSRLHGVEIFELRLPAGAQVTLVVRDGKSFVPASTTRVRADDQLLVVTTAACREQVERRLRAVSRSGKLAGWYGERGLE
- a CDS encoding S-methyl-5'-thioadenosine phosphorylase, with the translated sequence MVTRADIGVIGGSGFYSLLDDAEEIELATPYGPPSDVVTVGRIGSRSVAFIPRHGRDHRFPPHRIPYRANLWALRSLGVRQVLAPSAVGSLRAEYGPGAIVIPDQLVDRTSGRPQTYYDIDGAVHVSFADPYCPTGRSTAVATARADGWETVDGGTLVVIEGPRFSTRAESQWFAGNGWSIVGMTGFPEAILARELALCYTSVSLVTDHDAGVEAGQGVTHDEVLEFFAQNVTRMRTLIAETVQSLPEERTCPCGSALDGIKLPFELP
- a CDS encoding D-alanyl-D-alanine carboxypeptidase family protein; translated protein: MPAPRSAGLIAVVMAVASLLVPLAGVPAQAEVRAQQGRQEVVRRDPSNLTELRKEAERSAKELEDATKALEKRRAEIAASEKELKSKLTSLQELERRLAVMRQPVSQMAELLYQQPLMAGGIVPFLSGSADEKTLRALMDANQIVAVRQQAVEQTSALYKETERLAGEAQELRAGNLLAEAQLAAEVDTLRARSDKIVKSLTAALVKLGIKIDKVGRAALGCNPLRAATADQYPNGLIPKAMLCPLQQKGFSLRADATIAFVSLNEAYRQRFGKPMCVTDAYRSLAEQQSVYYRRPGFAAVPGRSNHGLGLAVDLCGGVERSGSAEFVWMEKNSKRYGWFHPSWAYSSPFEPWHWEYDPKIDSLL
- a CDS encoding 5-formyltetrahydrofolate cyclo-ligase, with the protein product MDKLNLRRELVSARTSLSPEQLRANAIKVRETLLEQPWVQMAGLVACYWSTGSEPETHGLVFALWKHGATVVLPVLREDHDLDWAVYDGPDTLAPGRFGIMEPVDTRRGVDAVRTAALVIVPALAVDRRTGIRLGRGGGSYDRALARVGPNVPTVALLHDGELIDDVPTEPHDRQVRYAMTPSGLTRLM
- a CDS encoding RcpC/CpaB family pilus assembly protein; its protein translation is MIGSWLARHGRRRRLTAAALAAVAVIAAFVATRPAGSAPTVLVASRDLSPGPLNAADFHLAALTPPPAGAVRTIPAGQTLATPIRRGEPLTDARLLAAYRLPPGLVATPVRISDAAAAALISPGSTITLLAAYDQSTPARQLAQDTTVLSIPKPPASSPDRADGTLIVLATTPTQAADLATAQAHARVSLTIKPNQG